In a single window of the Nocardioides sp. L-11A genome:
- a CDS encoding TetR/AcrR family transcriptional regulator, which produces MERRGRPRAFDRAAALRSAMELFWRHGYEGVSIKMLEDRLGIAATSLYAAFGSKEALFDEAVEMYDPDGATPTDRALRQPRIRDAVEALLRDNAEAYVDPTTPAGCMLVTAAVNLASGHDHVGEKLAARRRRDSEKIRDRIEQAVRDGELPRCLDPARGSSYLVTVLHGLSIQARDGCTREEAGGIVTVALRGWDALVEDAAALARQ; this is translated from the coding sequence ATGGAGAGACGAGGACGGCCGCGGGCCTTCGATCGAGCCGCCGCCCTGCGGAGCGCGATGGAGCTGTTCTGGCGGCATGGGTACGAGGGTGTCTCGATCAAGATGCTCGAGGACCGTCTCGGCATCGCGGCGACGAGCCTGTACGCGGCCTTCGGCTCCAAGGAGGCGCTGTTCGACGAGGCGGTGGAGATGTACGACCCGGACGGTGCGACGCCGACCGATCGTGCGCTGCGGCAGCCCCGGATCCGGGACGCGGTCGAGGCACTCCTGCGGGACAACGCGGAGGCCTACGTCGATCCCACGACCCCTGCGGGATGCATGCTCGTGACGGCCGCGGTGAACCTGGCGTCGGGCCATGACCACGTCGGCGAGAAGCTGGCGGCGCGGCGGCGGCGCGACAGCGAGAAGATCCGCGACCGGATCGAGCAGGCCGTGCGTGACGGCGAGCTCCCGCGCTGCCTGGATCCCGCGCGCGGCTCGTCCTATCTCGTCACGGTGCTGCACGGACTGTCGATCCAGGCTCGCGACGGCTGCACCCGGGAGGAGGCGGGCGGCATCGTCACCGTGGCGCTGCGCGGCTGGGACGCGCTGGTCGAGGACGCGGCGGCGCTCGCCCGGCAGTGA
- a CDS encoding SDR family oxidoreductase gives MRTLEGRTALVTGGSRGIGAAIATRLAAEGADVVVTYSASEARALQVVEASRSHGVVAHAVRADLRDPDQVEAAVARAASMLGRIDVLVNNAGILAHGPIDELTLDDFTDTMAVHVRAVFVAVRATLPHMQTGGRIISIGSNLAERVPAPGFSLYAMSKSALVGFTRGLARDLGPRGINAVLVHPGSTDTDMNPADAEHADDERAVIPLGRYAATEEIAATVAHLAGPGGAYVNGTAVVVDGGANA, from the coding sequence ATGAGAACGCTCGAGGGCAGGACCGCACTGGTCACCGGAGGAAGCAGGGGTATCGGCGCCGCGATCGCGACACGGCTCGCGGCCGAGGGCGCCGACGTCGTCGTGACCTATTCGGCATCGGAGGCTCGGGCCCTGCAGGTCGTCGAGGCGTCCCGGAGTCATGGCGTGGTCGCCCATGCCGTCCGGGCCGACCTGCGTGACCCGGACCAGGTCGAGGCAGCGGTCGCGCGGGCCGCGTCGATGCTCGGACGCATCGACGTGCTCGTCAACAATGCCGGGATCCTCGCCCACGGTCCGATCGACGAACTCACTCTCGACGACTTCACGGACACGATGGCGGTCCACGTCCGGGCGGTCTTCGTCGCGGTCCGCGCCACGCTCCCCCACATGCAGACGGGTGGACGGATCATCAGCATCGGCAGCAATCTCGCCGAGCGGGTGCCGGCGCCAGGGTTCTCGCTCTACGCGATGAGCAAGTCCGCCCTGGTCGGGTTCACCCGCGGGCTCGCCCGCGACCTCGGTCCTCGCGGGATCAACGCGGTGCTGGTCCACCCGGGATCCACCGACACCGACATGAACCCCGCCGACGCCGAGCATGCCGACGACGAACGCGCCGTGATCCCCCTCGGTCGCTACGCGGCCACCGAGGAGATCGCCGCCACCGTCGCCCATCTCGCCGGGCCCGGCGGGGCGTACGTCAACGGCACCGCCGTCGTCGTCGACGGTGGGGCGAACGCGTGA
- a CDS encoding helix-turn-helix domain-containing protein, translating into MLTNVAVIAFDGVAPFELGILCEAFGIDRTADGVPAIDFAVCAEDDRPLQTSMGFTLQAGHGLDRVAEADLVGIPAIKQAEASADVLEAIRAAYERGARLMSVCSGSFILGQAGLLDGRECTTHWMYTEQLQRQFPEAKVIPEVLYVDSGQIVTGAGSAAGLDAALHIWRQEYGAAVANVIARRAVVPPYRDGGQAQYIARAVPDCDADTLRPLLTWILENLGEDHSVEALAKRALMSPRTFARRFRDETGTTPHHWVTRQRVAAAEELLERTDQPVEWIAGEVGFGNAATLRHHFVRVRGVSPQSYRRQFAC; encoded by the coding sequence GTGCTGACCAATGTGGCCGTGATCGCCTTCGACGGCGTGGCCCCCTTCGAGCTGGGGATCCTGTGCGAGGCGTTCGGGATCGACCGCACCGCCGACGGCGTGCCGGCGATCGACTTCGCGGTCTGTGCCGAGGACGACCGCCCGCTGCAGACCTCGATGGGATTCACGCTGCAGGCCGGCCATGGCCTCGACCGGGTGGCCGAGGCGGACCTCGTCGGCATCCCGGCGATCAAGCAGGCCGAGGCCTCCGCCGACGTCCTCGAGGCGATCCGCGCCGCCTACGAGCGCGGCGCCCGGCTGATGTCGGTGTGCAGCGGCTCCTTCATCCTCGGACAGGCCGGCCTGCTCGACGGCCGCGAGTGCACCACGCACTGGATGTACACCGAGCAGCTGCAGCGACAGTTCCCGGAGGCCAAGGTGATCCCCGAGGTGCTCTACGTCGACAGCGGCCAGATCGTCACCGGCGCCGGCAGCGCCGCCGGCCTCGACGCGGCCCTGCACATCTGGCGCCAGGAGTACGGCGCCGCCGTGGCCAACGTGATCGCGCGCCGGGCCGTCGTCCCGCCCTACCGCGACGGGGGACAGGCGCAGTACATCGCCCGTGCCGTCCCCGACTGCGACGCCGACACCCTGCGCCCGCTGCTCACCTGGATCCTGGAGAACCTCGGCGAGGACCACTCCGTCGAGGCGCTCGCCAAGCGTGCGCTGATGTCCCCGCGCACCTTCGCGCGGCGCTTCCGCGACGAGACCGGCACCACGCCCCACCACTGGGTCACCCGGCAGCGGGTCGCGGCCGCCGAGGAGCTGCTGGAGCGCACCGACCAGCCGGTGGAGTGGATCGCGGGCGAGGTCGGCTTCGGCAACGCCGCGACGCTGCGCCACCACTTCGTGCGCGTGCGCGGGGTCAGTCCGCAGAGCTACCGCCGCCAGTTCGCCTGCTGA
- the speB gene encoding agmatinase, with the protein MTVGPVDATQVPRYAGDTTFARLPRLSDVGDADTLVWGVPFDGGVSYRPGARFGPNHIRQSSRLLRPYNPAQDSEPFLRAQVADAGDLGVNPFSLDEAIAAIEAGARELSGTSRSLLTIGGDHTIALPLLRVQHERHGPVAVLHFDAHLDTWDTYFGAPYTHGTPFRRASEEGLIDFGHAMHMGIRGPLYSRLDLDESEELGFSAVHARDFVRSPIDDLINRMRERLGDRPVYVSLDIDVLDPAFAPGTGTPEAGGLSSAQLLEVLRGLEGLNVVGADVVEVSPAYDHAEITGIAAAHVAYELLSVLPGKPV; encoded by the coding sequence ATGACCGTCGGACCCGTCGACGCGACCCAGGTCCCGCGCTACGCGGGCGACACCACCTTCGCCCGGCTGCCGCGGCTGAGCGACGTGGGCGACGCCGACACGCTCGTGTGGGGCGTGCCGTTCGACGGCGGCGTCTCGTACCGGCCCGGCGCCCGCTTCGGCCCCAACCACATCCGCCAGTCCTCGCGGCTGCTGCGGCCCTACAACCCGGCGCAGGACAGCGAGCCGTTCCTGCGCGCCCAGGTCGCCGACGCCGGCGACCTCGGCGTCAACCCGTTCTCCCTCGACGAGGCGATCGCCGCGATCGAGGCGGGCGCGCGCGAGCTGTCCGGCACCTCTCGGAGCCTGCTCACCATCGGTGGCGACCACACGATCGCGCTGCCGCTGCTCCGCGTGCAGCACGAGCGGCACGGACCCGTCGCGGTGCTCCACTTCGACGCGCACCTCGACACGTGGGACACCTACTTCGGCGCGCCGTACACGCACGGGACGCCGTTCCGCCGCGCCTCCGAGGAGGGGCTGATCGACTTCGGCCATGCGATGCACATGGGCATCCGCGGGCCGCTCTACAGCAGGCTCGACCTCGACGAGTCCGAGGAGCTGGGGTTCTCCGCCGTCCACGCGCGCGACTTCGTCCGTTCGCCGATCGACGACCTCATCAACCGGATGCGTGAGCGTCTCGGCGACCGTCCGGTCTACGTCTCGCTCGACATCGACGTCCTCGACCCCGCCTTCGCCCCGGGCACCGGCACCCCCGAGGCCGGCGGGCTCTCCAGCGCCCAGCTGCTGGAGGTGCTTCGTGGCCTGGAGGGGCTCAATGTCGTCGGCGCGGACGTCGTGGAGGTGTCGCCGGCGTACGACCACGCGGAGATCACCGGCATCGCGGCCGCCCACGTCGCCTACGAGCTGCTCTCGGTGCTGCCCGGCAAGCCTGTGTGA
- the serA gene encoding phosphoglycerate dehydrogenase — translation MKALLLENIHPAAVETLEGRGYEVELRAGSLSEDELIAALPGVHLLGVRSNTNVTTRVLDEVTDLVAVGCFCIGTNQVDLKTAAAKGIGVFNAPYSNTRSVVELVIAEIIALARRLPEKTQRMHEGVWDKSAKGSHEVRGRTLGIVGYGNIGTQLSTVAEALGFNVVFYDTADRPAHGTARRVRTLKELLAVSDVVSLHVDGRPGNAGFFGDAEFAAMKPRAMLINASRGMVVDYEALRDHLLSGHIAGAAVDVFPSEPKAQGDPFDSVLRGLDNVILTPHIGGSTQEAQEEIGWFVAEKLARFALEGSTALSVNLPAVLPPELPAGRRLGLLHRNVPGVLADLNATFAEAGDNVVDQLLSTKDGLGYVVIDAADPLSTEALERLRAAEYCVWARTW, via the coding sequence GTGAAGGCTCTGCTGCTCGAGAACATCCATCCGGCCGCCGTCGAGACCCTGGAGGGCCGCGGTTATGAGGTGGAGCTGCGTGCGGGCTCCCTGTCCGAGGACGAGCTGATCGCTGCACTGCCCGGCGTCCACCTGCTCGGGGTCCGCTCCAACACGAACGTGACGACCCGGGTGCTCGACGAGGTGACCGATCTGGTCGCCGTCGGCTGCTTCTGCATCGGCACCAACCAGGTCGACCTCAAGACGGCTGCCGCGAAGGGCATCGGCGTCTTCAACGCGCCGTACTCCAACACCCGCAGCGTCGTCGAGCTGGTCATCGCCGAGATCATCGCCCTCGCCCGCCGCCTGCCGGAGAAGACCCAGCGCATGCACGAGGGCGTGTGGGACAAGTCGGCCAAGGGCAGCCACGAGGTACGGGGGCGCACACTCGGCATCGTGGGCTACGGCAATATCGGCACCCAGCTGTCGACCGTGGCCGAGGCGCTCGGCTTCAACGTCGTCTTCTACGACACCGCGGACCGGCCCGCCCACGGCACGGCACGGCGGGTGCGCACCCTCAAGGAGCTGCTGGCCGTCTCCGACGTCGTCAGCCTGCACGTCGACGGACGCCCGGGCAACGCCGGCTTCTTCGGCGACGCGGAGTTCGCGGCCATGAAGCCGCGAGCGATGCTCATCAACGCCTCGCGCGGCATGGTCGTCGACTACGAGGCCCTGCGCGACCACCTGCTCTCGGGCCACATCGCCGGCGCCGCCGTCGACGTCTTCCCGTCCGAGCCGAAGGCGCAGGGCGATCCGTTCGACTCGGTGCTGCGCGGCCTCGACAACGTCATCCTGACCCCGCACATCGGCGGTTCGACCCAGGAGGCGCAGGAGGAGATCGGCTGGTTCGTCGCCGAGAAGCTCGCCCGCTTCGCCCTCGAGGGCAGCACCGCCCTGTCCGTCAACCTGCCCGCCGTCCTCCCGCCCGAGCTGCCGGCCGGGCGTCGTCTCGGTCTGCTGCACCGCAACGTGCCCGGCGTCCTCGCCGACCTCAACGCCACCTTCGCGGAGGCCGGTGACAATGTCGTCGACCAGCTGCTCTCGACCAAGGACGGCCTCGGGTACGTCGTCATCGACGCCGCCGACCCGCTCTCAACCGAGGCGCTGGAGCGGCTGCGCGCCGCCGAGTACTGCGTGTGGGCACGCACCTGGTGA
- a CDS encoding PKD domain-containing protein has protein sequence MRRAFAELELPAGTLTIQPPDGLTLVNFRTNFYTTSTDPISTTVALLGQQVTLEATPATFVWHFGDGRSRSTTEPGAAYPELRITHNYLRKGEYLPSLSTTYTGRYRIADGPWQAIPGTVTIDGPGQPLRAIEAEPKLVGY, from the coding sequence GTGCGACGCGCATTCGCCGAGCTCGAGCTCCCCGCCGGGACCCTCACGATCCAGCCACCCGACGGCCTGACCCTCGTCAACTTCAGGACCAACTTCTATACGACCAGCACCGATCCGATCAGCACCACCGTCGCGCTCCTCGGGCAGCAGGTCACCCTGGAGGCGACGCCGGCGACCTTCGTGTGGCACTTCGGCGACGGACGGTCGCGGAGCACGACCGAGCCGGGGGCGGCGTACCCCGAGCTCCGGATCACCCACAACTACCTGCGCAAGGGCGAGTACCTGCCCAGCCTGTCGACGACCTACACCGGCCGGTACCGGATCGCGGACGGCCCGTGGCAGGCCATCCCCGGCACCGTCACGATCGACGGGCCGGGTCAGCCGCTGCGGGCGATCGAGGCCGAGCCCAAGCTGGTCGGCTACTGA
- a CDS encoding DUF6318 family protein translates to MLGLLAAALVLLLSAAACTDDSPDPRDPTSTWSPTGTIDTPSPTEPPTEPPSEPGLPEAAKQASEDGARAFIEYYWELINYAQVTGDVKALKAASATTCKGCQAGIRGIRRHYQSGGTIVGGAHRVDHATLTEVTSESDIYAFHSEVQVEHDGQTIMSGDGAEEAREPGSDKWDLYLLWVDGTRWRLDVMELK, encoded by the coding sequence GTGCTCGGTCTGCTCGCCGCCGCGCTCGTCCTGCTCCTCTCCGCGGCCGCCTGCACCGACGACTCCCCCGATCCGCGCGACCCGACCTCGACCTGGAGCCCCACCGGCACCATCGACACGCCCTCGCCCACCGAGCCGCCCACCGAGCCGCCGAGCGAGCCGGGGCTGCCGGAGGCGGCGAAGCAGGCCAGTGAGGACGGTGCGCGGGCGTTCATCGAGTACTACTGGGAGTTGATCAACTACGCGCAGGTCACGGGTGACGTGAAGGCGCTCAAGGCCGCGTCTGCAACAACCTGCAAAGGCTGCCAGGCTGGGATTCGGGGTATCAGAAGGCACTATCAGTCAGGAGGAACGATAGTCGGCGGCGCACACAGAGTCGATCACGCGACGTTGACAGAAGTCACCTCAGAGTCGGACATCTACGCCTTCCACAGCGAAGTTCAAGTCGAACACGACGGACAGACGATCATGTCAGGCGACGGTGCCGAAGAGGCCCGTGAGCCAGGGTCCGACAAGTGGGATCTCTACCTGTTGTGGGTGGACGGCACGCGTTGGCGCCTCGATGTCATGGAACTCAAGTGA
- a CDS encoding HNH endonuclease signature motif containing protein, translating into MVSDGAVAGLADLSAVGVLEFVERQHAARLEAEREVLRAAYQWAVLHHPDRLPPDDRRGRSRARRVGGAGTPLITDHAAAAFGARIQLSPYGARRLIADAVDLQLRLPRLWAGVEAGSVRVGHARHVADATRDLSSEEAAWVDGEVVEVADGRLAWSRFESVVEGKVAAAAPELALAREEAAAKERCARMSRVDRHGMATFTIKADAVTVAGIDAAVSVVAERLKDQLPDADSNDRRVAAVALLVNPASHPATDGDLGASVGPVRPKATVYLHLYADSPIARLEGHGPVTIARMMHLLGEAGARVRITPVIDLPGQAPVDAYEIPTRLREAVHLIHPADVFPFAANTTRNVDLDHAVPYSEGGPTSIGNLGPLTRTHHRVKTHAGWEARHPFPGIVIWRDPYGAHYLIDPTGTRRVTPTTGDDTPTRTDIMVTELLLNYAA; encoded by the coding sequence ATGGTCAGTGATGGGGCGGTGGCGGGTCTGGCGGACCTGTCGGCGGTGGGGGTGCTCGAGTTCGTCGAGCGCCAGCACGCCGCGCGTCTGGAGGCTGAGCGTGAGGTGTTGCGGGCGGCGTATCAGTGGGCGGTGCTGCACCATCCCGACCGGCTGCCACCCGATGATCGGCGGGGCCGGTCCCGGGCTCGTCGTGTGGGTGGGGCCGGTACGCCGCTGATCACCGACCATGCTGCGGCCGCGTTCGGTGCCCGGATCCAGCTGAGTCCCTATGGGGCGCGGCGGTTGATCGCGGATGCGGTCGATCTGCAGTTGCGCCTCCCGAGGCTGTGGGCCGGGGTCGAGGCTGGGTCGGTGCGGGTGGGTCATGCGCGTCATGTCGCGGACGCGACCCGGGACCTGTCTTCGGAGGAGGCGGCCTGGGTCGACGGGGAGGTGGTCGAGGTCGCGGACGGGCGGTTGGCGTGGTCGAGGTTCGAGTCTGTGGTGGAGGGCAAGGTCGCCGCTGCTGCGCCGGAGTTGGCTCTGGCTCGGGAGGAGGCTGCGGCGAAGGAGCGGTGTGCTCGCATGTCGCGGGTCGACCGGCACGGGATGGCGACGTTCACCATCAAGGCGGACGCGGTCACCGTCGCGGGGATCGATGCTGCGGTGAGCGTGGTCGCGGAGAGGTTGAAGGACCAGTTGCCCGACGCCGACTCCAACGACCGTCGGGTCGCAGCGGTCGCCCTGTTGGTGAACCCGGCCAGCCACCCCGCCACCGATGGCGATCTGGGGGCATCGGTCGGGCCGGTGCGGCCCAAGGCGACGGTGTACCTGCACCTGTACGCCGATTCCCCGATCGCCCGACTCGAGGGCCACGGTCCGGTCACGATCGCCCGGATGATGCACCTGCTCGGTGAGGCGGGAGCGAGAGTCCGGATCACCCCCGTCATCGATCTACCTGGCCAGGCACCGGTCGACGCCTACGAGATCCCCACCCGGCTCCGCGAGGCCGTGCACCTGATCCACCCCGCCGACGTGTTCCCGTTCGCTGCGAACACCACCCGCAACGTCGATCTGGACCATGCGGTCCCCTACAGCGAGGGCGGGCCGACCAGCATCGGCAACCTGGGGCCGTTGACCCGGACCCACCACCGGGTCAAGACCCACGCCGGCTGGGAGGCACGACATCCGTTCCCCGGGATCGTGATCTGGCGCGATCCCTACGGGGCCCACTACCTCATCGACCCGACCGGCACCCGCCGGGTCACCCCGACCACCGGTGACGACACACCCACCCGCACCGACATCATGGTCACGGAGCTACTCCTGAACTATGCGGCGTGA